The genomic DNA TTTTCAAGATTTAATTGGTTGAGAATAGTGGAGTTTTGTTCTGCTATTTTGGAAAAATATAAGCTGTTATCGAGCATTATATCGCCACAATGATAAACTTTTGGATTGTCTATTGATATAGATTTGTTCTTTTTAAAAGAAAATCCTTCATTTTCTAAATTCTTAATCCCTGTTTTTGTCGGACTAAAGAGTAGGGTAGAGGAATGATCGGATATTATTCTGTTTAATTCTTCCGGCATTGTTTTGTTGAATGAGCGCATTCCTGCTTCTATATGAACAAGTGGAATCTGTAGTTTTGCGGTCGACAAAGCTCCTGCAAGAGTTGAGTTGGTGTCTCCATAAACAATAACTAAATCGGGTTCTTCCTTAAGTAGAACTTGCTCAATATTTATTAGCATTTGTGCTGTCTGACTGCTTTGTTCTCCGGCTTGAATTTCAAATTGGTAATTGGGCTTTGGAATGTTTAGTTCTTCAAAAAACACTTCCGACATATTAAAATCGTAATGCTGTCCGGTATGCACTATAAGTTCTTTTATTTGAGGATGTTTCTTAAAAATACGGCTTAAAGCAGCGGCTTTAATAATTTGTGGACGAGCACCTACAATAGTTATTATTTTATGCATTGACAGTTTTGGATTAATAAAAGCGAATTTAGTAAAAATAGATGAAGTTTTAATTCTATTTAATCAGGATAGTATATTTTCATCAGCAAAGCTGAAATAATTATCGTTACCAAAAATTAAATGGTCTAAAACGGCAATTTCTAATGTTTTTCCTGCCTGAACAATTTTATGTGTCAGTTGGTTATCTTGTTCGCTAGCCTTTAAATTTCCTGATGGGTGATTGTGACATAAGATAATAGAACTCGCTTGAGCATCAAGAGCCATTTTGAAGATTTTTTTCGGATCGGCCACAGTGCCCGCTATTCCGCCTTCTGAGATTCTTTTTTTGCTTATAATTTGATTATTGCGTTTTAAAAGAATAATCCAAAACTCTTCAAAAGATTTATCTGCTAAGTCGGCATAGAGCAGCTCAAAGGCATCGCGACTGCTGCGAATGGTTTTTTGTTCAAGAGCTTCACTCGATCGTCTGCGTCTTCCCAACTCTAGGGCTGCAATAATATTTAATGCTTTGGCTTCGCCTATACCTTTGAATTTTTTTAAATCGTTTACGCTTAAGCCGGATAAAACATTTAGGTTATTATTGTTTTCTGTTAAGATACGCTGAGAAAGTTCAACTGCCGACTCGTCGCGATTACCCGAACCGATAAGGATGGCTAATATTTCAGCATTGCTTAAGCTCGATTTTCCTTTTAAAATTAATTTTTCTCGTGGACGGTCTTCTTCGGCCCAATACTTTATGCTTTTTCCTGTGGGGTAACTCATCGTTATCTTTTTTGAAGGGAAATAAATTATGGTATTAAAAATTCCAATAAGGTAACCCAAAGATAATCAATGATTTTGATAAAAACAAAAAAGCCACCCCTTATAAAAGGAATGGCTTTTAAAAATATTTTTCAGAAAACTAAGCTAATGTATTAACTGCTTTAGTCAATTTTGATTTCAAATTACCAGCTTTATTTTTATGAATGATAGAACGTTTTGCGTTTTTATCAATAATAGACAGTACAGAAGGTAATTGATTAGACGCTTCTGTCTTGTCTGTCATACCTCTTAAGCGTTTGATAGCAGTACGCATAGTGCGTGCAAAATATCTGTTTCTTAATTTTCGTGTCTCAGCTTGTCTGATTCTCTTAATTGCCGATTTATGATTAGCCATGCTTTATCTTTTTATTAAATTCTAATTCTGTTCCTGTATTTTGGGCTGCAAAATTAATACAAAATTGCTAATTAGCAAACATTGTTTTGTTTTTTCTTGTAAAATTTCAGGTTTAGAGAATGAGAGGGAAATATGGTAGTTTAATTATCAAAATATTACCTTAATACGTTTATCTTTTTGATATTGTGTAATTTTGGCGGTTTCAAATTTGAGTTCTGTTTTTACGTAATATAAAAAAGCGCGTGCTACTTCAAGATTTTCAAATTTTCCAATGGAATAGTAGTAGTCTTTGTCATCTCTAAATTCATTTATGGTTTCTTCTCCTGCTTTATTTTTTAAAAGATAAAGAGGTATTGGTTGATTGTATGATAAGGCAATTTCTATTCGGTATAATATTTTGCCGTTTGAATTTGCATCTTTTTTTACCGCTTGATTGATATTGTTTGTTGTATTGGAAACGGTGGATTTTGGTTTTTTTTGTGATGATATTTTACTTGATTGTGAGCTTGGCAAAATTACTCGTTTTCCGTTTTTATAATAAGTAACAAAGGCTTGCGGAATATTATTTTCTTTTCGAACCTTAGCACATAAGCGATGGGCTTCCTCTATATTGTTTGTAGCATACAGATTGTAACGATACCATCCGTCAGCCTGCGAAATAAAAATCTTATCCTTTATTTTGTGTTTTATTTTGAAACTTTCCAAATCGCCGAATTTATTTCTACTTGCCATTATTTGAATACGATAGAGTGCTGTTGTTGAGTCTATTTGTTTTTCTATTTTTTTAGTAAGTGTCTGCTGTGGCTCTTCTTTTTGATTAATTGTTTTTTCACTTTCCGGTGAAGTGGTTTTAAATTGTTTTTCTTTAAGCTTTTTTGCATTAAATTTTTGTTGCTCCTTGATAGATAATCCTTTATACCAACTTTCTTCAGACATTATTTCAGTGTAAGTGGCAAATTTAATAGGAAATTCATCTCCCTTTTTATTCATTATTTCTCCTTCAATTAAAATAGGGTAGGTGCCTTTCTCAATCTCACTTAATTTTATATGAATAGGTATAGTTGTGCTGTCTTGATTTATTGGTAAAATAAAATCGTATTCGTAGTGATAACCAAGTTTTGTAAAACATACATCTTTATTTGTTGCTGCTTGTGGTATAAAACCACTAGGACATATAACTCGGAAAAATCCTCTTGCCGAAATACCTATTTTTGAAATATCTATTTGAATGTCGAATCCTGTATGAGGGGCTGTTTCGGGTACTTTACAGACTATCGAAAAAGGGTTTTCAGCTTCCTTATTTGTTTCTTCTTTTTTAGGCTTTTTTTTCTTTGTAATTGGTTGGTTAGCAAGGCTGTCATATGCTAAATCGAAAAAATTATAAGGCAAAAGTTTTGGCGTGGTTTTTTGTTTTCCCAAATGATAATTAATGCCGATAGTAGTAAAACTGTAGCTATCGTAATTTCCACTGCTAATACCATCTATCAAATCACTAAAAACTAGATTGTAATTACTGTTGAAATATGTTGAAATAGTCGGCGTTATTTGGTATTCTATTTTTATTCCTGCCGGTATGTAAAATCCAAATTCTTTATTGGAATTAGTCCATCCCAAATTACTTAGAGTATCTCCATTGCTGTAATTTTGAGTTAAATTTTTCCATCCCATTATTCCTGCTCCACTTTCGATATAAAAAGATAGTCGAGTTTCTTTTTTTGTCAGCAATGCTATTGGATTTATTGCTCCTTTTATGGCAAAGGATAAAACCTGAGTTTTAAACCCGATAGTATCGGCTAAAACCTCTTGTTTCCCTTTTAATGAAATAAAACTTATTTCGGAATTGAGTTTTAAGGCTGGACTAAATGTTCTGCCAAAAACAATACCGCTTCCGGCTTGAAGCTCTTGCATTTTTGTGGATGGCCAAAAAGAATTAAATTTAATATCTCCCCAAAACGTAGTTATTCCTCCATTTACACCTATAAACCATTTTGTATTACTGTCTTTTTTTTCTTTTGATTTTTGGGCAAATAAAGCTTGTGTACTTATGCTTAAAAGTATGATAATTAGTATTTTATATTTTGTTAGTTTTCTCAATTTTAAGCGTACTTAGACAGTTGGAATAATACTATCCCAACTAATCAAAAATAATTGAATTCAAATAGCAATGAGAATTTTATTGAAAGATGTATAAACAAAAGGATGTTAATTAAAAAATGAGTTAATTAGAAGGCTAGTTTTTTAATTATTCATATATTTTTTCCTCTACAGTTTTTCTTAATTACTTTTAAAGCTTTCTCATCCTCAATCCCAAGTGTTTTTGCTTGTCGGAAGTCTGCGCAGGCTTTGCTTTTATTGTTTAACATTAGATAGGATAAACCACGATTATAGTAATTTCTTATCCAAGTTTGTTTTTGTTTTGAATCTTCGGGTTCTAAAAGTATAGCTTTTTCAAAAGAACGTATGGCCGCTTTATAATTTTTCAACTG from Bacteroidales bacterium includes the following:
- the wecB gene encoding UDP-N-acetylglucosamine 2-epimerase (non-hydrolyzing), with the translated sequence MHKIITIVGARPQIIKAAALSRIFKKHPQIKELIVHTGQHYDFNMSEVFFEELNIPKPNYQFEIQAGEQSSQTAQMLINIEQVLLKEEPDLVIVYGDTNSTLAGALSTAKLQIPLVHIEAGMRSFNKTMPEELNRIISDHSSTLLFSPTKTGIKNLENEGFSFKKNKSISIDNPKVYHCGDIMLDNSLYFSKIAEQNSTILNQLNLEKNKFILATVHRNTTTDSPLRLTSLIESIINLATTHNETLVFPLHPRTRKQLTQNKNLYQKLQETKNIILTEPIAYLDMLYLERNSKLIITDSGGVQKEAYYFQKACIITRPETEWKELVELKTALLCDVDKQKIENAYKTFTDYPPHFFPAIFGDGKAAEFIVSELIKFLS
- the radC gene encoding DNA repair protein RadC, whose translation is MSYPTGKSIKYWAEEDRPREKLILKGKSSLSNAEILAILIGSGNRDESAVELSQRILTENNNNLNVLSGLSVNDLKKFKGIGEAKALNIIAALELGRRRRSSEALEQKTIRSSRDAFELLYADLADKSFEEFWIILLKRNNQIISKKRISEGGIAGTVADPKKIFKMALDAQASSIILCHNHPSGNLKASEQDNQLTHKIVQAGKTLEIAVLDHLIFGNDNYFSFADENILS
- a CDS encoding 30S ribosomal protein S20; translated protein: MANHKSAIKRIRQAETRKLRNRYFARTMRTAIKRLRGMTDKTEASNQLPSVLSIIDKNAKRSIIHKNKAGNLKSKLTKAVNTLA